The following proteins are encoded in a genomic region of Nicotiana sylvestris chromosome 4, ASM39365v2, whole genome shotgun sequence:
- the LOC138889443 gene encoding uncharacterized protein yields the protein MADCIREAAKEMLGVSSRYSGGHKGNWWWNEVVQGKVEAKKAAYMKLVGSTSEEERRANSERYKVAKKKAKLAVTEAKTTAFTHLYEKLGDKDGENKLFRLAKARDRKARDLDQVRCIKNEDGRVLMGRTRLSGDGRPTFLNF from the coding sequence ATGGCGGACTGTATAAGGGAAGCGGCGAAAGAAATGTTAGGGGTCTCGTCGCGCTACTCTGGTGGGCACAAAGGcaactggtggtggaatgaagtggtccaaggtaaagtggaagcgaagaaggcggCGTACATgaagttagtagggagcactagCGAGGAGGAGAGGAGAGCGAACAGTGAGAGGTATAAGGTTGCTAAGAAGAAGGCGAAGCTggcggtcacggaggctaagactACGGCTTTTACTCATCTGTACGAGAAATTAGGGGATAAAGACGGAGAAAATAAGTTATTCCGGCTGGCCAAGGCGAGAGACAGGAaggctcgggatctggaccaagtgaggtgcatcaaaaACGAGGACGGTAGAGTATTGATGGGGAGGACCAGATTAAGcggagatggcagacctactttcctAAACTTCTGA